A genomic window from Pagrus major chromosome 23, Pma_NU_1.0 includes:
- the cabp5b gene encoding calcium-binding protein 5b isoform X2 — MSIKQACIFLRGGTRRQVTLTQDEIEELHEAFVEFDKDKDGFISCKDLGNLMRTMGYMPTEMELIQLSQNINMNLGGRVDFEDFVELMTPKLLAETAGMIGLKELKEAFREFDIDGDGSITSDELRHAMIKLLGEQTSQNEIDAVVKEADNNGDGTVDFEEFVKMMSQK, encoded by the exons ATGAGTATTAAACAAGCCTGCATCTTTCTTAGAGGAGGAACCAGGAGACAAGTAA CTCTTACACAAGATGAGATCGAAG AGCTGCATGAGGCTTTTGTAGAATTTGATAAAGACAAGGATGGTTTCATAAGTTGCAAAGACTTGGGGAACCTGATGAGGACCATGGGTTACATGCCAACTGAAATGGAGCTGATACAACTGAGCCAGAACATCAACATGAATT TGGGGGGGCGGGTGGACTTTGAAGATTTTGTGGAACTAATGACCCCAAAGCTTTTGGCTGAAACTGCAGGGATGATTGGGTTGAAGGAACTTAAAGAGGCATTTAGAGAG TTTGATATAGATGGTGATGGTTCTATCACATCTGATGAGCTGAGACATGCCATGATAAAGTTATTAGGAGAACAAACCAGCCAAAATGAAATTGACGCTGTGGTCAAAGAAGCTGACAACAATGGAGATGGAACAGTTGACTTTGAGG agtttgtgaaaatgatgtcacaGAAATGA
- the cabp5b gene encoding calcium-binding protein 5b isoform X1 — MSIKQACIFLRGGTRRQTRALTQDEIEELHEAFVEFDKDKDGFISCKDLGNLMRTMGYMPTEMELIQLSQNINMNLGGRVDFEDFVELMTPKLLAETAGMIGLKELKEAFREFDIDGDGSITSDELRHAMIKLLGEQTSQNEIDAVVKEADNNGDGTVDFEEFVKMMSQK; from the exons ATGAGTATTAAACAAGCCTGCATCTTTCTTAGAGGAGGAACCAGGAGACAA ACAAGAGCTCTTACACAAGATGAGATCGAAG AGCTGCATGAGGCTTTTGTAGAATTTGATAAAGACAAGGATGGTTTCATAAGTTGCAAAGACTTGGGGAACCTGATGAGGACCATGGGTTACATGCCAACTGAAATGGAGCTGATACAACTGAGCCAGAACATCAACATGAATT TGGGGGGGCGGGTGGACTTTGAAGATTTTGTGGAACTAATGACCCCAAAGCTTTTGGCTGAAACTGCAGGGATGATTGGGTTGAAGGAACTTAAAGAGGCATTTAGAGAG TTTGATATAGATGGTGATGGTTCTATCACATCTGATGAGCTGAGACATGCCATGATAAAGTTATTAGGAGAACAAACCAGCCAAAATGAAATTGACGCTGTGGTCAAAGAAGCTGACAACAATGGAGATGGAACAGTTGACTTTGAGG agtttgtgaaaatgatgtcacaGAAATGA